Proteins from one Streptosporangium becharense genomic window:
- a CDS encoding cold-shock protein, with amino-acid sequence MTNGETTSGVVVSWSDDEGWGSLRSADVPGDVFVHFSMIVDVAGHRSLTPGQHVRFTWERFPQDGFDFRAIEVFGGDGSVPEAAKSEAGSGDGAYASGLRISLDEETGSP; translated from the coding sequence GTCGTGGAGCGACGACGAGGGATGGGGTTCCCTCAGGTCCGCCGACGTCCCCGGCGACGTCTTCGTCCACTTCTCCATGATCGTTGACGTGGCGGGTCACCGGTCTCTCACGCCGGGGCAGCACGTCCGCTTCACCTGGGAGCGCTTCCCGCAGGACGGTTTCGACTTCCGGGCGATCGAGGTGTTCGGTGGTGACGGCTCCGTCCCGGAGGCGGCGAAGAGCGAGGCCGGGAGTGGTGACGGCGCCTACGCCAGCGGTCTCCGGATCTCCCTGGACGAGGAGACCGGCTCCCCGTGA
- a CDS encoding PKD domain-containing protein, with protein sequence MAWLFSRAFTRRIALPVLAAVAGSLITPLPADAAPSPAPPRDEKAARTAPETELIDLGSLNTSQGYLGKINNRGQVVGSVMDGATHHAALFSRESFTDIAEAFGEPLGSIALDVNDDGTVVGNYTNNNYSYLFKDGKLQRITPNDAMAINKHGEVAGYYWLRDPDGAVTKITAFKGQYMEAASLNDHGSVVGTADMDPDPEKQVFRAFRTKPGEPLNIEEDRLEYSGGTAAVDVNNRGLVAGYATDEGGGYVPVIWDENGVPRMLATRTGGMLNAINEAGVAVGWSRDASGKPYATMFVDGVEIDLNTLRPPGSTVTLTKATGINDRNQIAVVGRQEGSITDHAFLLDLSGGGPVITELTLETQKYPSENWVPVGDDGVIEGNRVRVTVSVNNPNPYSRTWDLQLFDKVSGRRLSYEKSDMVVPGQETVTKRVIWDTDGFAWHEGQGRSERAVVVKLAVGDVEDATREQPVVVRPKPLIMVHGLASNAEAWGDYGPYLEAVHPLLEGYAVGDGKVTGAMDTGVKLLPFLRTKNFVENTAELEKYVKNVRTLTGAWHVNILAKGMGGLFTRSLIQGRLEKTPSHKPMVSRLLQAGTPNRGTPLADMAVIAATANPALLAWYPSIEYNTTYFAGSFNRNVTDLRGTRISSLVGVGRSVPSPDLSHPTLVDGDGFVPANSARHNYKDVPTTKAHHDEILMSPVEFRDYLLPRLASDGTSGGGVSPLAEDATVKPDTDGAKSGKDGAKSGAVTAAAGTDAGDGENGGTGAVSVFATPSATVEAGTTASVPLQVPAAAVFGLVGTLPETVGVLLRDPSGKVAASYTAGDKTAKQTIQGLSVATPQAGAWKVEITNTGTQPVTADLSAWLAGNPVKATATAEQTGDDGRVKVTATVTDDGAPVTGATVKATLTLVTKDATQHELTLTEDGDTGVYTATTGEAPADGLHSVVVRAETAKGLRTAQTVVEVAKPDLREFTLTLSAQPGGSVSASPAQERYRSGTKVTLTPKAEAGRVPQGWVVDGQERPGGGPLELVMDGEHTVVARFGSYTVTELGAPPGGDAAKTRATAINDRGQVAATAQLPGGRTRAARWENGKLTDLGTLPCADTSSHPCAAVASGITETGRVSGWSSVTREGTPEKHAALFGDGTVTDLHPASGAAGVDSWALDVNDNGQTFGMLGGKYVLWDQGPPVQLPAEPAFHGEIGTYKPECCSPLASRINARGVVGGAYVTERGVDGVPMSWAPATHDGGTTTKLAMPGTLPLPAEPGGGEPGTCVPNVGRVHDVATGGMPAGEVLCGLRSDPHAVVWDDGTPTVLGVGRASAVNDHGLVAGHAQGSSRFAAWKPALWLAGVKYELADLLPRPMCPEKKEDTTEPCMHLTTLYDVNASGQIVAQGFVRDRSATQPGFDQRDRSFVLTPTTARADLKVTHTVSATEPGPGSTVTWTATVTNTGPDTATDVRLDVLIPQTVTGAACDTWRGVCTAVKDGFRNTTAKLPSGSSATVEITATLPAGLADGTVLKSTASTASIAVADPEPGDNTAEVTATVRHALDKTGVNWPDTVQVGASSYPVEVTLTNRGNAPMPITVIATEGPFGQTNGCPPELAVGKACTTQVTFTPTQVGPATGKLTFTTGDGTAPAYTVALTGTGVAANAKPVITLPAEPLRGQVGRPFTLKVDFTDADTTDTHEAWVVWDGGMEDASVIQRPGGGTVTVTKTFTAPVPEGRVIVMVTDSKQGSVMQPIPYVITETAPDTAPVVTAGPDVELTTGEKLQRTVTFTDPGSTSWTATVDYGDGTGPKPVTVSGQNVALEHTWATAGKYPVTVTVRDDGGLQTSAVFFATVTTAPTPNQAPQVKVNARETIAEGTVWIGAGTFSDPDSTSWTATADYGDGTGTHPVPLVGRQPKMEHAFADDGEYTVTLAVTDDKGATGTVQVKVKVTNAAPKVSLTGSPADVVVPVGTAVTLGATFTDPGTADTHTATWSVAGQTLPGVVTGTGGKGTVTGVHTFATPGQYEVAVTVTDDDGAATTSDTLADGRKVRVLVYNPHGAVVGAGTLAVPAGACTLNAACAGPGMALFTLKAHHLPGARPAATGEHGGRNGDEDGENGGEGGRDATADRTAAGGTAGAPVGWLHYRAPGFELRETAYTLLTVVDGTATLRGTGKVTGAGAVTFEVTATDAARPGTRTDRLRLKVWDGKGELVYDSRRTGPATPVIGVIRVTG encoded by the coding sequence TTGGCCTGGTTATTCAGCCGCGCCTTCACGCGGCGGATCGCGCTTCCCGTGCTCGCCGCGGTGGCCGGTTCCCTCATCACACCCCTGCCCGCGGACGCCGCGCCTTCCCCGGCACCGCCGCGGGACGAGAAGGCGGCACGCACCGCACCGGAGACCGAGCTCATCGACCTGGGCTCCCTCAACACCTCGCAGGGCTACCTCGGAAAGATCAACAACAGGGGTCAGGTCGTCGGAAGCGTCATGGACGGCGCGACCCACCACGCCGCCCTGTTCTCCCGCGAATCGTTCACCGACATCGCCGAGGCGTTCGGAGAACCCCTCGGAAGCATCGCGCTGGACGTGAACGACGACGGCACCGTGGTCGGCAACTACACCAACAACAACTACTCCTACCTTTTCAAGGACGGCAAACTCCAGCGCATCACCCCGAACGACGCGATGGCCATCAACAAGCACGGAGAGGTGGCGGGCTACTACTGGCTCCGCGACCCCGACGGAGCCGTGACGAAGATCACCGCGTTCAAGGGCCAGTACATGGAGGCCGCCTCCCTGAACGATCACGGATCGGTCGTCGGCACCGCCGACATGGACCCCGATCCGGAGAAACAGGTGTTCCGTGCCTTTCGCACCAAGCCCGGCGAGCCCCTGAACATCGAAGAGGACCGCCTGGAGTACAGCGGCGGCACCGCGGCCGTCGACGTCAACAACCGGGGTCTGGTCGCGGGCTACGCGACGGATGAGGGCGGCGGGTACGTCCCTGTCATCTGGGACGAGAACGGCGTGCCGCGGATGCTCGCGACCAGGACCGGCGGCATGCTGAACGCCATCAACGAGGCGGGCGTCGCCGTGGGATGGAGCCGCGACGCCAGCGGTAAGCCCTACGCCACCATGTTCGTCGACGGCGTCGAAATCGACCTGAACACGCTGCGTCCGCCGGGCTCGACGGTCACCCTGACGAAGGCCACCGGCATCAACGACCGCAACCAGATCGCCGTCGTCGGCCGGCAGGAGGGGTCGATCACGGATCACGCCTTCCTGCTCGACCTGAGCGGCGGCGGGCCCGTCATCACAGAGCTCACCCTGGAGACGCAGAAGTATCCTTCCGAGAACTGGGTGCCGGTGGGCGATGACGGGGTGATCGAAGGCAACCGGGTCCGTGTGACCGTGTCGGTGAACAACCCGAACCCGTACTCCAGGACCTGGGACCTTCAGCTGTTCGACAAGGTCTCCGGCAGGCGCCTGTCCTACGAGAAGTCCGACATGGTGGTCCCGGGGCAGGAGACCGTCACGAAACGCGTGATCTGGGACACCGACGGTTTCGCCTGGCACGAGGGCCAGGGCCGTTCGGAACGCGCCGTGGTCGTGAAGCTCGCCGTCGGCGACGTCGAGGACGCCACCCGCGAGCAGCCCGTCGTCGTCCGGCCGAAGCCTCTGATCATGGTGCACGGCCTCGCGAGCAACGCGGAGGCGTGGGGCGATTACGGGCCCTACCTGGAGGCTGTGCACCCGCTCCTGGAGGGGTACGCGGTCGGTGACGGGAAGGTCACCGGCGCGATGGACACCGGCGTGAAACTCCTGCCCTTCCTGAGAACCAAGAACTTCGTCGAGAACACCGCCGAGCTGGAGAAGTACGTCAAGAACGTGCGCACCCTCACCGGCGCGTGGCACGTCAACATCCTGGCCAAGGGCATGGGCGGCCTGTTCACCCGTTCCCTCATCCAGGGACGCCTGGAGAAGACACCGAGCCACAAGCCGATGGTGAGCAGACTGCTTCAGGCGGGCACCCCCAACCGGGGGACTCCGCTGGCGGACATGGCCGTGATCGCGGCGACGGCGAATCCCGCCCTCCTGGCCTGGTACCCGTCCATCGAGTACAACACCACGTACTTCGCCGGCAGCTTCAACAGGAACGTCACGGACCTGAGAGGTACGAGGATCTCCAGCCTGGTGGGTGTGGGCAGGTCCGTGCCCTCCCCCGATCTGAGCCATCCCACCCTTGTGGACGGAGACGGCTTCGTTCCGGCGAACAGCGCACGGCACAACTACAAGGACGTCCCCACCACGAAGGCGCATCACGACGAGATACTCATGTCACCGGTGGAGTTCCGCGACTACCTGCTGCCGCGGCTCGCGTCGGACGGCACCTCCGGCGGCGGGGTCTCCCCCCTGGCGGAGGACGCCACCGTGAAGCCCGACACGGACGGCGCGAAGTCCGGCAAGGACGGCGCGAAGTCCGGCGCGGTCACCGCAGCCGCCGGCACCGATGCCGGGGACGGCGAGAACGGCGGAACCGGTGCGGTGTCGGTGTTCGCCACGCCGTCGGCGACGGTGGAGGCGGGCACGACGGCGAGCGTGCCGTTGCAGGTCCCGGCGGCGGCCGTGTTCGGTCTCGTCGGGACACTGCCGGAGACGGTGGGCGTGCTGCTGCGCGACCCGTCCGGCAAGGTGGCCGCCTCCTACACGGCCGGAGACAAGACCGCCAAGCAGACCATCCAGGGGTTGAGCGTCGCCACCCCGCAGGCCGGGGCGTGGAAGGTGGAGATCACCAACACCGGAACGCAGCCGGTCACCGCCGACCTGAGCGCCTGGTTGGCCGGCAACCCGGTCAAGGCGACGGCCACGGCCGAGCAGACCGGTGACGACGGCCGGGTGAAGGTGACCGCGACGGTGACCGACGACGGTGCACCGGTCACCGGGGCAACGGTGAAGGCCACCCTGACCCTGGTGACCAAGGACGCCACCCAGCATGAGCTGACGCTGACCGAGGACGGCGACACCGGTGTCTACACCGCGACGACCGGTGAGGCGCCGGCCGACGGCCTCCACAGCGTGGTGGTCCGGGCCGAGACGGCCAAGGGCCTGCGGACCGCTCAGACCGTCGTGGAGGTCGCCAAGCCGGACCTGCGGGAGTTCACGCTGACCCTGTCGGCACAGCCCGGCGGGTCGGTGTCGGCCTCCCCGGCGCAGGAGAGATACCGTTCCGGCACCAAGGTGACGCTCACCCCCAAGGCCGAGGCCGGACGCGTCCCGCAGGGCTGGGTCGTGGACGGGCAGGAGCGGCCCGGCGGAGGCCCGCTGGAGCTGGTGATGGACGGCGAACACACCGTGGTGGCCCGGTTCGGGTCCTACACGGTGACCGAGCTCGGGGCGCCGCCCGGCGGAGACGCGGCCAAGACCCGGGCGACGGCGATCAACGACCGCGGGCAGGTCGCGGCCACGGCACAGCTGCCCGGCGGCAGGACCCGGGCGGCGCGCTGGGAGAACGGGAAGCTGACCGACCTGGGCACCCTGCCGTGCGCCGACACCTCCTCCCACCCGTGTGCGGCGGTGGCTAGCGGCATCACCGAGACCGGGCGGGTGTCGGGCTGGTCCAGTGTGACCCGCGAGGGCACGCCGGAGAAACACGCCGCGCTGTTCGGCGACGGCACGGTGACCGACCTGCATCCGGCCTCAGGTGCGGCGGGCGTGGACAGCTGGGCGCTGGACGTCAACGACAACGGCCAGACCTTCGGCATGCTGGGCGGCAAGTACGTGCTGTGGGACCAGGGGCCGCCGGTGCAGCTGCCCGCCGAGCCGGCCTTCCACGGTGAGATCGGCACCTACAAACCCGAGTGCTGCAGCCCGCTGGCCTCCCGGATCAACGCCCGCGGTGTGGTGGGCGGCGCGTACGTGACCGAGCGGGGCGTGGACGGCGTCCCCATGTCGTGGGCGCCGGCTACCCACGACGGCGGGACGACCACCAAACTGGCCATGCCCGGCACGCTGCCGCTGCCGGCCGAGCCCGGCGGCGGTGAGCCCGGCACCTGCGTGCCCAACGTCGGGCGGGTGCACGACGTCGCCACCGGCGGGATGCCGGCCGGTGAGGTGCTCTGCGGCCTCCGCAGCGACCCGCACGCGGTCGTCTGGGACGACGGCACACCCACCGTGCTGGGCGTGGGCCGGGCGAGCGCGGTCAACGACCACGGCCTGGTGGCCGGCCACGCCCAGGGATCGTCGCGGTTCGCGGCCTGGAAGCCGGCGCTATGGCTGGCGGGGGTGAAGTACGAGCTGGCCGACCTGCTGCCCCGGCCGATGTGCCCGGAGAAGAAGGAGGACACCACCGAGCCGTGCATGCACCTGACGACGTTGTATGACGTCAACGCGTCCGGGCAGATCGTGGCGCAGGGCTTCGTCCGCGACCGGTCGGCCACGCAGCCCGGGTTCGATCAGCGGGACCGGTCGTTCGTGCTGACCCCGACCACGGCGCGGGCCGACCTGAAGGTCACCCACACCGTGTCGGCCACCGAGCCCGGCCCGGGCTCGACGGTGACCTGGACCGCCACGGTGACCAACACCGGCCCGGACACCGCCACCGACGTGCGCCTGGACGTGCTCATCCCCCAGACCGTCACCGGCGCCGCCTGTGACACCTGGCGGGGCGTCTGCACCGCGGTCAAGGACGGGTTCCGCAACACCACCGCGAAGCTGCCCTCCGGATCGTCGGCCACCGTCGAGATCACCGCGACGTTGCCGGCGGGTCTGGCCGACGGCACCGTGCTGAAGAGCACCGCGAGCACGGCGAGCATCGCGGTGGCCGACCCCGAACCCGGCGACAACACCGCCGAGGTGACCGCCACGGTCCGCCACGCCCTGGACAAGACCGGCGTCAACTGGCCGGACACGGTCCAGGTCGGCGCCAGCAGCTACCCGGTGGAGGTGACGCTGACCAACCGGGGCAACGCTCCGATGCCGATCACGGTCATCGCCACCGAGGGCCCGTTCGGGCAGACCAACGGCTGCCCGCCGGAGCTGGCCGTGGGCAAGGCGTGCACCACACAGGTGACCTTCACCCCGACCCAGGTCGGACCGGCGACCGGCAAGCTGACCTTCACCACCGGGGACGGCACCGCGCCGGCGTACACCGTGGCCCTGACCGGGACCGGAGTCGCGGCCAATGCCAAACCGGTCATCACCCTGCCCGCCGAACCGCTGCGCGGGCAGGTGGGCCGGCCGTTCACGCTGAAGGTCGACTTCACCGACGCCGACACCACCGACACCCACGAAGCCTGGGTGGTCTGGGACGGCGGCATGGAAGACGCATCGGTCATTCAGCGGCCCGGCGGCGGCACCGTCACCGTGACCAAGACCTTCACCGCCCCGGTCCCGGAGGGCCGAGTGATCGTGATGGTGACCGACAGCAAACAGGGCAGCGTCATGCAGCCCATCCCCTATGTCATCACCGAGACCGCGCCCGACACCGCCCCGGTGGTGACCGCCGGCCCGGACGTGGAACTGACCACCGGGGAGAAGCTCCAGCGCACCGTGACCTTCACCGACCCCGGCTCCACGTCCTGGACCGCGACCGTCGACTACGGCGACGGCACCGGGCCGAAACCGGTCACGGTCAGCGGGCAGAACGTCGCCCTGGAACACACCTGGGCCACGGCCGGGAAGTATCCGGTCACGGTGACCGTCCGCGACGACGGCGGCCTGCAGACCAGCGCGGTCTTCTTCGCCACCGTCACCACCGCCCCCACCCCCAACCAGGCCCCCCAGGTCAAGGTCAACGCACGGGAGACCATCGCCGAAGGCACGGTGTGGATCGGTGCGGGCACCTTCTCCGACCCCGACTCCACCTCCTGGACCGCCACCGCCGACTACGGCGACGGCACCGGGACGCATCCGGTGCCGCTGGTGGGCCGCCAGCCGAAGATGGAGCACGCCTTCGCCGACGACGGTGAATACACCGTCACCCTGGCGGTGACCGACGACAAGGGCGCCACCGGCACGGTGCAGGTGAAGGTGAAGGTGACCAACGCGGCGCCGAAGGTGTCGCTCACCGGTTCTCCGGCGGACGTGGTGGTGCCGGTCGGCACCGCGGTCACCCTGGGGGCCACCTTCACCGACCCGGGCACCGCCGACACCCACACCGCGACCTGGTCGGTGGCCGGGCAGACCCTGCCCGGCGTGGTCACCGGCACCGGCGGCAAGGGCACGGTGACCGGCGTGCACACCTTCGCCACCCCCGGCCAGTACGAGGTGGCGGTCACGGTGACCGACGACGACGGCGCCGCCACCACCTCCGACACCCTGGCCGACGGCCGCAAGGTGCGGGTGCTGGTCTACAACCCGCACGGCGCGGTCGTCGGCGCGGGCACGCTGGCCGTCCCCGCCGGGGCGTGCACCCTGAATGCGGCCTGCGCCGGGCCGGGCATGGCCCTCTTCACCCTGAAGGCCCACCACCTCCCCGGCGCTCGACCGGCCGCGACCGGCGAGCACGGCGGCAGGAACGGCGACGAGGACGGCGAGAACGGCGGCGAGGGCGGCAGGGACGCCACGGCGGACAGGACCGCCGCGGGCGGCACGGCCGGTGCCCCCGTCGGGTGGCTGCACTACCGGGCCCCCGGGTTCGAGCTGCGCGAGACCGCCTACACGCTGCTGACCGTGGTGGACGGCACGGCGACCCTGCGCGGCACCGGGAAGGTCACCGGCGCCGGCGCGGTCACCTTCGAGGTCACGGCGACCGACGCCGCCCGGCCGGGCACGCGCACCGACCGGCTCCGGCTCAAGGTGTGGGACGGCAAGGGCGAGCTGGTCTACGACAGCCGGCGCACCGGACCGGCCACACCCGTGATCGGCGTCATCCGCGTCACCGGCTGA
- a CDS encoding maltokinase N-terminal cap-like domain-containing protein has product MLTEFLTGWIRHQRWFAGKGRPIDELTIDSDVELAPGLRHLIISVRQAGARDRYQLLLGSDADESARFKPAHIGDGYYDAAYDACLTGTLLEAMAADRDLGPLRFRHLDGVEIDTSLRSLVLGAEQSNTSLVYGDTYICKLFRRLIPGINPELEIVTALALRGTHHIAQPYGWIETDLDGEPTTLAMTQEFLSNASDGWALALASVRDLYASFEPSASEAGGDFSGESFRLGKATAQVHHELAAAFPTEVVESQEVKRMTEEFRRRLANAVAEVPELGEYAHVAEEAYQRVADVAREIHVQRVHGDYHLGQVMRTPTDWVILDFEGEPGQPIAERRALASPLRDVAGMLRSFDYAARHLLADHSDAEDLRPRAVEWAELNRSSFLAGYSAGGGHLRAEDAVLLRALELDKAAYEVVYESRNRPAWLPIPMAAFQLDR; this is encoded by the coding sequence GTGTTGACGGAGTTCCTTACCGGCTGGATCAGGCACCAACGATGGTTCGCCGGTAAGGGGCGTCCGATAGACGAGCTCACGATCGACTCCGACGTCGAGCTCGCACCCGGCCTGCGCCACCTGATCATCTCGGTGCGTCAGGCCGGGGCACGCGACCGCTACCAGCTCCTGCTGGGCAGCGACGCCGACGAGTCCGCCCGCTTCAAACCGGCCCACATCGGCGACGGCTACTACGACGCCGCCTACGACGCCTGCCTCACCGGCACCCTGCTGGAGGCGATGGCCGCCGACCGCGACCTCGGCCCGCTCCGCTTCCGTCACCTGGACGGGGTGGAGATCGACACTTCCCTGCGGAGCCTGGTGCTCGGCGCCGAACAGTCCAACACCTCGCTCGTGTACGGCGACACCTACATCTGCAAGCTGTTCCGCCGGCTCATCCCGGGGATCAACCCGGAGCTGGAGATCGTCACGGCCCTGGCCCTGCGGGGCACGCACCACATCGCGCAGCCGTACGGCTGGATCGAGACCGACCTCGACGGTGAGCCCACCACCCTGGCGATGACCCAGGAGTTCCTGTCGAACGCCAGCGACGGCTGGGCCCTGGCGCTGGCCAGCGTCCGCGACCTGTACGCCTCCTTCGAACCCTCCGCCTCCGAGGCGGGCGGCGACTTCAGCGGCGAGTCCTTCCGCCTGGGCAAGGCCACCGCCCAGGTCCACCACGAGCTGGCCGCCGCCTTCCCGACGGAGGTCGTCGAGTCGCAGGAGGTCAAGCGGATGACGGAGGAGTTCCGCCGCCGCCTGGCCAACGCGGTCGCCGAGGTGCCCGAGCTGGGCGAGTACGCCCACGTCGCCGAGGAGGCGTACCAGCGGGTCGCCGACGTGGCCCGGGAGATCCACGTGCAGCGCGTGCACGGCGACTACCACCTCGGCCAGGTGATGCGGACCCCCACCGACTGGGTGATCCTCGACTTCGAGGGCGAGCCGGGCCAGCCCATCGCCGAGCGGCGGGCGCTCGCCTCCCCGCTGCGCGACGTGGCCGGGATGCTCCGCTCCTTCGACTACGCCGCCCGCCACCTGCTGGCCGACCACTCCGACGCCGAGGATCTGCGTCCCCGCGCGGTGGAGTGGGCCGAGCTCAACCGCTCGTCCTTCCTGGCCGGCTACTCCGCCGGCGGCGGCCACCTGCGCGCCGAGGACGCGGTCCTGCTGCGCGCGCTGGAGCTGGACAAGGCCGCCTACGAGGTCGTCTACGAGTCGCGCAACCGCCCGGCCTGGCTGCCCATCCCGATGGCCGCCTTCCAACTGGACCGGTAG
- the treS gene encoding maltose alpha-D-glucosyltransferase, giving the protein MSQLNEPIPNTFDEEKPRDPYWFKHAVFYEVLIRGFADSNGDGTGDIRGLIQKLDYLQWLGVDCLWLLPLYESPLRDGGYDIADFMKILPEFGDLGDFVKLVDEAHKRGMRVIADLVMNHTSDQHPWFQASRHDPEGPFGDFYVWNDNDELYKDARIIFIDTETSNWTYDPVRGQYYWHRFFSHQPDLNYDNPDVQDAMLEVLRFWLDLGIDGFRMDAIPYLFEQDGTNCENLPKTHAYLKRVRAEVDRLFPDRVLLAEANQWPADVVEYFGDPATGGDECHMAFHFPLMPRIFMAVRRESRYPISEIMAQTPKIPENCQWGIFLRNHDELTLEMVTDDERDYMYSEYAKDPRMRANVGIRRRLAPLLENDRNQIELFTALLLSLPGSPVLYYGDEIGMGDNIWLGDRDGVRTPMQWSPDRNAGFSDCDPGRLYLPIIMDPIYGYQALNVEAQQKSAGSLLHWTKRMIEIRKRHPVFGLGDYIELNSSNPSVLAFVRELGDDRMLCVNNLSRFPQPVELDLRRFEGSVPVETMGGVPFPPVGELPYLLTLPGHGFYWFTLPPASQEA; this is encoded by the coding sequence GTGAGTCAGCTAAACGAGCCCATCCCTAACACCTTCGACGAGGAAAAGCCGCGCGATCCGTACTGGTTCAAGCACGCCGTCTTCTACGAGGTCCTCATCCGGGGTTTCGCCGACTCCAACGGCGACGGCACCGGTGACATCCGCGGTCTCATCCAGAAACTCGACTACCTCCAGTGGCTCGGTGTCGACTGTCTCTGGCTGCTGCCCCTGTACGAGTCGCCGCTCCGCGACGGCGGCTACGACATCGCCGACTTCATGAAGATCCTCCCCGAGTTCGGAGATCTCGGGGATTTCGTGAAATTGGTGGATGAAGCGCACAAGCGTGGCATGCGGGTCATCGCCGACCTGGTGATGAACCACACCAGTGACCAGCACCCGTGGTTCCAGGCGTCCCGGCACGACCCGGAGGGCCCGTTCGGCGACTTCTACGTGTGGAACGACAACGACGAGCTCTACAAGGACGCCCGGATCATCTTCATCGACACCGAGACGTCCAACTGGACCTACGACCCCGTCCGGGGGCAGTACTACTGGCACCGCTTCTTCTCCCACCAGCCGGATCTCAACTATGACAATCCGGATGTGCAGGACGCGATGCTGGAGGTGCTGCGGTTCTGGCTGGACCTGGGCATCGACGGGTTCCGGATGGACGCCATCCCCTACCTGTTCGAGCAGGACGGCACCAACTGCGAGAACCTGCCCAAGACCCACGCCTACCTCAAGCGGGTCAGGGCCGAGGTCGACCGGCTCTTCCCCGACCGCGTGCTGCTGGCCGAGGCCAACCAGTGGCCGGCCGACGTGGTCGAGTACTTCGGCGACCCCGCCACCGGGGGCGACGAGTGCCACATGGCGTTCCACTTCCCGCTGATGCCGCGCATCTTCATGGCCGTGCGCCGGGAGTCCCGCTACCCGATATCCGAGATCATGGCCCAGACGCCCAAGATCCCGGAGAACTGCCAGTGGGGCATCTTCCTGCGTAACCACGACGAGCTCACGCTTGAGATGGTGACCGACGACGAGCGCGACTACATGTACTCGGAGTACGCCAAGGACCCCCGGATGCGCGCCAACGTCGGCATCCGGCGGCGGCTGGCTCCGCTGCTGGAGAACGACCGCAACCAGATTGAGCTGTTCACGGCGTTGCTGCTCTCTCTTCCGGGTTCTCCCGTGCTGTACTACGGCGATGAGATCGGCATGGGGGACAACATCTGGCTGGGCGACCGCGACGGCGTGCGCACGCCCATGCAGTGGAGCCCCGACCGCAACGCGGGTTTCTCCGACTGCGACCCCGGGCGTCTCTACCTGCCGATCATCATGGACCCGATCTACGGCTACCAGGCCCTCAACGTGGAGGCCCAGCAGAAGAGCGCCGGGTCGCTGCTGCACTGGACCAAGCGCATGATCGAGATCCGCAAGCGCCACCCGGTCTTCGGCCTCGGAGACTACATCGAGCTCAACTCCTCCAACCCGAGCGTCCTCGCCTTCGTGCGCGAGCTCGGCGACGACCGGATGCTCTGCGTCAACAACCTCTCCCGGTTCCCCCAGCCGGTGGAGCTCGACCTGCGCCGGTTCGAGGGATCGGTTCCGGTGGAGACGATGGGCGGTGTTCCTTTCCCACCAGTTGGCGAGCTTCCGTATCTTTTGACGCTTCCTGGGCATGGGTTCTACTGGTTCACCCTGCCGCCCGCGTCCCAGGAGGCGTAA